Proteins encoded together in one Streptomyces sp. NBC_01216 window:
- a CDS encoding DUF397 domain-containing protein yields the protein MSTAVTAPVQPVLAWFKSSYSGAEGGDCVEVAAAPGTVHVRDSKRPGGPVLSVSPRAWTGLVELAADRTA from the coding sequence ATGAGCACCGCCGTTACCGCACCTGTGCAGCCGGTACTCGCCTGGTTCAAGAGCAGCTACAGCGGCGCCGAAGGCGGCGATTGTGTCGAGGTGGCCGCCGCACCCGGCACCGTGCACGTCCGGGACTCCAAGCGGCCCGGCGGGCCCGTGCTGAGCGTGAGTCCGCGGGCGTGGACCGGGCTCGTGGAGCTGGCGGCCGACCGCACGGCCTGA
- a CDS encoding ATP-binding protein, translated as MTNDPTGTTHATQPATPADHFAMRFTATPRGARLARRLCAERLHAWGIPYGTDAHDTIALLVAELGANAVQHGRVPGRDFHVRLSVPAQPLSTVRIEVADTRGERLPEPAPHLPGAERTDGRGLLLVAALADRWGWGPRPCGAPGKIVWAEYDRRNPDTQTVLGQI; from the coding sequence ATGACGAACGACCCCACCGGAACCACGCACGCCACCCAACCCGCCACGCCCGCGGACCACTTCGCCATGCGTTTCACCGCCACGCCCCGCGGCGCCCGCCTCGCCCGCCGGCTGTGCGCGGAACGGCTGCACGCCTGGGGCATTCCGTACGGCACCGACGCCCACGACACGATCGCCCTCCTCGTGGCCGAACTGGGCGCGAACGCCGTCCAGCACGGCCGGGTCCCGGGCCGGGACTTCCACGTCCGGCTCTCCGTCCCCGCACAGCCCCTCTCCACCGTGCGGATCGAGGTGGCCGACACCCGCGGCGAACGGCTGCCGGAACCCGCACCGCACCTCCCCGGCGCCGAGCGGACCGACGGGCGCGGTCTGCTCCTCGTCGCGGCCCTCGCCGACCGGTGGGGCTGGGGCCCACGGCCCTGCGGGGCGCCCGGCAAGATCGTGTGGGCCGAGTACGACCGGCGAAACCCCGACACACAGACGGTTCTCGGCCAGATCTGA
- a CDS encoding serine/threonine-protein kinase codes for MPQRIIDGRYELLEELSHGGMGDVWRGYDSVLDRPVAVKRIRSQAVTSPQLADELAKRFRREARITARIQHPGVPQVYDAVLDATHEHLFLVMELVEGLPLSAYVDPARPLPVSWAVAVAAQVATVLSHAHEVPVIHRDLKPGNVLVARDGTVKVLDFGIAAILRTDATKLTATGSPIGTSQYMAPEQVRGGRVTPRTDLYALGCVLHELLSGRVLFQADSELALMYQHVTEDPTPLRDLRPQVPAALEELVLHLLRKAPEARPADVQEVYERLRPFLPRAGQDPSPGETGPAGAPDPTGLFRHPYAPRSRPRPVAAPTPSAEQAPAPVPVPDGLRADIADAYAHSGALLEEERFSQAAEVLSEVIEPAARALGTDSRQVLELRTQRAAIRLLGGDYRAALPEFTALADAYGRIAGPTSEQARACRAQAARCRAELGQVTEALTALEAVLAVVRAVDGDVSEEAVELRRDIGMLLLAQGRAADALVVLEPLHADLNVVYGPADELTAEIAEALALTRLDLDGQAS; via the coding sequence GTGCCACAGCGGATCATCGACGGACGTTACGAACTCCTGGAGGAGCTCAGCCACGGCGGCATGGGCGACGTCTGGCGCGGCTACGACTCCGTCCTCGACCGGCCCGTGGCCGTGAAGCGCATCCGGTCCCAGGCCGTCACCTCACCTCAGCTCGCGGACGAGCTCGCCAAGCGGTTCCGGCGCGAGGCCAGGATCACGGCCCGGATCCAGCACCCCGGCGTGCCGCAGGTCTACGACGCCGTCCTGGACGCCACCCACGAGCACCTGTTCCTCGTCATGGAGCTGGTCGAGGGCCTCCCGCTGTCCGCCTACGTGGACCCGGCCCGGCCCCTGCCGGTCAGCTGGGCCGTGGCGGTGGCCGCCCAGGTGGCCACCGTGCTGTCGCACGCCCACGAGGTCCCCGTGATCCACCGGGACCTCAAGCCGGGCAACGTCCTCGTCGCCCGCGACGGGACCGTGAAGGTCCTGGACTTCGGTATCGCGGCCATCCTGCGCACCGACGCCACCAAGCTCACCGCGACCGGGAGCCCGATCGGGACCTCCCAGTACATGGCGCCCGAGCAGGTCCGCGGCGGGCGCGTGACCCCGCGGACCGACCTGTACGCGCTCGGCTGCGTGCTCCACGAACTGCTCAGCGGCAGGGTCCTGTTCCAGGCGGACAGCGAGCTCGCGCTCATGTACCAGCACGTCACCGAGGACCCCACCCCGCTCCGGGACCTGCGCCCCCAGGTCCCGGCCGCGCTGGAGGAGCTCGTCCTGCACCTGCTCCGCAAGGCCCCGGAAGCGCGGCCCGCCGACGTGCAGGAGGTGTACGAGCGGCTGCGGCCCTTCCTCCCGCGGGCCGGCCAGGACCCGTCGCCCGGCGAGACGGGGCCGGCCGGTGCCCCGGATCCGACGGGGCTGTTCCGCCACCCGTACGCGCCCCGCTCCCGGCCCCGCCCGGTGGCCGCCCCGACGCCCTCGGCGGAGCAGGCCCCCGCGCCCGTCCCCGTACCCGACGGACTGAGGGCCGACATCGCGGACGCGTACGCGCACTCCGGCGCCCTCCTCGAAGAGGAGCGGTTCAGCCAGGCCGCGGAGGTCCTGAGCGAGGTCATCGAACCGGCCGCCCGCGCCCTCGGCACGGACAGCCGGCAAGTGCTCGAACTGCGCACCCAGCGGGCGGCTATCCGGCTGCTCGGCGGGGACTACCGGGCCGCCCTGCCCGAGTTCACGGCGCTCGCCGACGCGTACGGGCGCATCGCGGGGCCCACCAGTGAGCAGGCCCGCGCCTGCCGTGCCCAGGCCGCCCGCTGCCGTGCCGAACTCGGCCAGGTGACGGAGGCGCTCACGGCGCTGGAAGCCGTACTGGCCGTGGTCCGGGCCGTGGACGGCGACGTCAGCGAGGAGGCCGTGGAGCTCCGCCGGGACATCGGCATGCTGCTCCTCGCGCAGGGCCGGGCCGCCGACGCCCTGGTCGTCCTCGAACCGCTGCACGCCGACCTGAACGTCGTCTACGGCCCGGCGGACGAGCTGACCGCCGAGATCGCCGAGGCGCTGGCGCTGACACGGCTCGACCTCGACGGCCAGGCGTCCTGA
- a CDS encoding helix-turn-helix domain-containing protein — MGQAGQVGQRPEDEPGQGVVTAFGRQLKLLRLRAGLERPEFGKLVGYAAQSVASFEQGRRIPPPRFIDRSDEVLDAGGVLKALKEEVARAQYPAFFRDMARLEAEAVELCAYDTLVVKGLLQTEEYTRAVLAMRRPLLDEETIETRVTARLARHEIFNRWPAPLLSFVMEETVLRRPLGGKTTLRGQLEHLLLVGQKRNVEIQVMPLDREDNAGVDGPFTVITRKGGQQLVYTEVQGRSSLLTDREEARLAAARYGIIRSQALSPRETMRFIEKLLGEL; from the coding sequence GTGGGTCAGGCGGGGCAGGTGGGCCAGCGCCCGGAGGACGAGCCGGGACAGGGCGTGGTCACGGCCTTCGGGCGGCAACTGAAACTGCTTCGGTTACGCGCCGGTCTGGAGCGGCCGGAGTTCGGGAAGCTGGTGGGCTACGCGGCCCAGTCGGTCGCCTCGTTCGAGCAGGGCCGCCGCATCCCGCCACCCCGGTTCATCGACCGGTCGGACGAGGTGCTGGACGCGGGTGGCGTCCTGAAGGCGCTGAAGGAGGAGGTGGCGCGGGCGCAGTATCCGGCCTTCTTCCGGGACATGGCGCGGTTGGAGGCGGAGGCGGTGGAGTTGTGCGCCTACGACACCCTGGTGGTCAAGGGGCTACTTCAGACCGAGGAGTACACACGTGCCGTACTGGCCATGCGGCGGCCCCTGCTGGACGAGGAGACCATTGAGACGCGCGTGACAGCCCGGTTGGCCCGCCACGAGATCTTCAATCGGTGGCCGGCACCCTTGCTGAGCTTCGTCATGGAGGAGACGGTCTTGCGCCGCCCCCTGGGCGGCAAGACGACCTTGCGTGGCCAGTTGGAACATCTCCTGCTCGTCGGCCAGAAACGCAATGTGGAGATCCAGGTCATGCCCCTCGACCGCGAGGACAACGCCGGTGTGGACGGCCCCTTCACCGTCATCACCCGCAAGGGTGGACAGCAACTCGTGTACACGGAAGTCCAGGGCCGAAGCAGCCTGCTGACGGACCGGGAGGAGGCTCGGCTCGCCGCAGCCCGCTATGGAATCATTCGGAGCCAGGCTCTCAGTCCCCGAGAGACCATGAGATTCATCGAGAAGTTGCTGGGAGAGCTATGA